A segment of the Candidatus Hydrogenedentota bacterium genome:
CCAAGGGCGGCAGCGGAATCAGATTGAAGAGCAACAGCACCGCGTTGATCATGATCAAATAGAGCAGAGTCATGATGAACAACTCCAAGGCGGCAAAATTGGGCGCAAAGGAAAGCATACGCAGCGCCGCCACGGCGCTGAAGAGGACCAGCAAATTGCTCACAGGCCCGGCAAGGGCAACAAATACGGGGCCGCGCCGGCGATCGCGCAAATTACGGGGATTGAAAGGTACCGGCTTCGCCCAGCCAAAAAGGAACCGAAAACCCGTTGCCATCGCAAAGATCGGCAAGATGACCGTACCCATAATATCGGCATGTTTCACAGGGTTCAGGGTCAAGCGCCCCATGAGCTTAGCCGTTGGATCGCCCCAATAGTTTGCCATGGCAGCATGGGCCGCCTCATGTATACTCAAGGAAAAGAGCAGACAAAGATATTGGATGACGAGTATTTCAATACGAACAGGCACAAAGAATCCTTTATTTCATGGCGCCCCCGAGGGGCGATAAAGCTTGAAGGCACTGCCTATGGATGCCCGTGAACCGGCATAGAGCAACACCCCGACAGTCCTGCATTGTATAGGATGAGAAACGGAAAGATCAAATTTTCCAAGGCGCTGCGCAGGTTCAAACTCAAATTGCAAGCCTTTCCTGAAAAATAACTTCGGCAGAAATTCTGTAATGAAGTGTTTTTCTTGACCTGTCATCTAGGGAGGGATCACGGCAGCGGCGGCAATAGGCTGTCGCTATGGTAAGGATCGCTTCCTCGACCTATCTGTCGGTTTGTGGAATCACCGGGCATGCTTTATTGCGCTTCGATTTGCGCAAGGGCATGCTTGGATAGGTTATGGGTGGGTTGGATTTCTAAAGCATGCTTTAAAAAAGATTTCGCTTCTTCAACACGCCCTACATTAAACAGACATACACCATAATTGTATAGGACCGGCACATAATCGGGTTCCATTTCGTGGGCACGCTCCAGATAAGGTATGGCTTCTTCAAAACGCTGATTTCCTGCCAGAGCGGCTCCGTGCAAATTGAGAACGACCGGCGAGGACGGTATCTTTTCCACAAGGGATGTGGTTATTTTCAAGCTCTCTTTATAGCGTTCTGCCGTGTTGAGCATGATGGCGTAATTGGTGAGCCATATATTGCGGTTGGGTTCCAGTTCCACGCATTTTTCCATATGGGCAAAGGCTTGCTTTTGTAAGCCCTGTCTGCCGCGGATTACGCCGAGATGATTGTGTGCCAAGGCGTTGTTGCCATGGGTCACGACGAGGGCGCGCTGCGCCAATATTTCTGAGGTCGCCCAGAAGCCGCTTTGCCGAAATGCCAATGCCGATAAGAGTACAAGGAGCAGGAGAGCCGGTACCCAATAGGCGGGGGCGATAGCAGGTTCTTTGTTCTTTTGTGCTTGGACTTTTCCGGTGCTCAGTTCATAAAGCCCAAAGCCGAGCAGCAAGAAGAGTCCCATAGACGGCACATAGAGGTAACGCAAGGCGATGGACTCTTCTGCGTAGCGAACGAGCCCGCTCACGGGAAATAGGAAAAAGAAAAACCATCCCCACAGGACAATCGCCCACGGACGCCGCCACAGTTGGCTCAGTGCCAGTGCCGTTATGATTATCAAGATGAGGGCAGCGCCGAAGACCATCCACAAAGGCGGTGTCCAATCAGCGATAAAGCCCATGATATAGCGGTCGGGATAGATCAGATGGAAAAGGTATCGGATAAAGCCTGTCATTGCAAAACCGATATTTTCAAGAGGAGACATGATGCGGCTTCCTTTAAAGGCGCCGAAATCGCGTTTGCCATAGAATGCAAAAAAGACACCCAATCCTGAAAATAGCATGTAGGGTATTTTTTCCGCGGCGAGGGTTAGGGCACGGCTCAGGGTCTTGGGGAAGCGGCTAAAGGAAATCTCTATTCTTTTTAAAGGCCAATAATCAAAGAGCAACAAGACGATAGGTAACAATACGGCGCCTTGTTTACTCATCATTCCGAGAAACATACAGAGCAGCGACATGGCATAGAAAAAAGCGCTTTTCCGGTAAGCTCCCTTTTCCTGTTCCGTGTAGCGTCGGTACAGGTCGATACAAAGGAGCAAGAAAACGGCGGGCATGATTTCATTACGCGCAGAGATCCAATTGATGGTCATGGCTTGAACGGGGTGTATGGCGACCAATGCGGAGGCGAAAAAAACGGCCGTGTAGTTTTTTGTGAGCCTTCCCATCACGCGATAGAAAAGGCAAACACATAAAATATGCCAAAGCAGCGTGCTCACGTGAAAGCCGCCTGCCCAGTCCCCGTATAGACTATAGTCGAGCATGAAGGTCAGCGTTGGCAGGGGCATATAAAGCCCGAAGTTGGGATGTAAAATTGCCCAGCGTGCGCTATCCCAAGTGAGCCCTTGGATCACATGCTCATTCTCAAAAATAATATTGGGGTCGTCATAGAGTACATATTCGAAAGTAATGCAGCGCCCATAGACGGCGATGCAAAGTATAGCCAGTGCAATCATGGGCCACCAATGACGGGATGTAATGAGTTTCATGCAGGGTCACTCCTTGTTCAGGATTAGTATAATGACCTCATTGTAAACAAACAAACTTCCACCGGTTCAACCTCGAATTGTAAGCCTTGCCTGAAAAAAGACTTCGACAAGAGTTCTGTAATGAAGTGTTTTCCTTGGTCTATTCTTTAAATCTTAAACAGCCCTTTGTAACTGCTCTTCAGAAATTGTATCAAAACGAGTCTTTTAGGGAAGGATTGTCTTAAAAGCCCATGGGTGTTTTCCTTCTCGGCGCGATCCTTTGAACAGTAGGGACGTGTCAAATACAGCGCTACGGATAATTCTTTAGCAATGTATGTATGCGCAGAATATGCTGTACTGAAGATCTCCGGGATGTCCTCTTTTTTTTGAACCGGTTGTATTTCAACCTTGAATCCGCCCAGCCCCCACGCTTGCTTTCTCTCTGCATACTCACTTATACTTTTTTGCATGAAAATGCGTACCCTTATTCTTAGCGTGCTGCTCATCAATTTGCTGATCGCCTGCATCTATTTGATACCGTGGAATCGCCTTTTGCCCGAGGCACTGATCACCGCCGCGCCCTTGCGCCCTTATGCGGACAGTCCCGATGCTGACGCCATCGATGCCGCCCTCCAATTTCTGCTCCACCACGAAGAGCAACAACGGCCCTCATGGCAGGTCTATGCCCTGCTCCATTACCTGCAGCGCCGTTTCCAACTCGATGAACAATACTGCATTGATAACGCCTTTCCCGAAGAGCATTGGCCCGACTACGACCGCGAAATGGCCTGTCTCTTTCAGCGCTTTACCGATACCCGGTACCGCATTGATCCCTCGCTCTTTCCCAAAGAACCCAAGAGCCTCAACCGATACTTGGCATGCGCCCTTTATTGTGATCAGATCCCCATCGACGACATGTATATTCAGCAGCTCGTCGCGCTTTACGAAAAGGACTGTACCAGACCGGAGCCCGGCTACATTGCCACCCATGCCATCTTCGCCGCCCAATGGCTGCGCGAACTGGGCTGTGACGCCGATTATCAGGCTCCCTTGGAAGGCTTATGGGCTCGCTCTGCGGACACCTTGGTGGACATCGTGAAGCGCGAAAAGGTGCAGACCGATCTCGCTTTCGAGTCTATCATGCTGTTGTATTATACAGGCCACGGGGAGCGGGTCGATCCTTCGTGGCTGGACAGCCTGCGCAGTCTGCAGCGTCCTAGCGGCGCTTGGGCATACCGCCCCGAAGACGACGACGACGGACATCCCACCGCACTCGCATTGTGGGTCCTTTTGGAGCACGCTTTGCCTGATGCGCCCAAAGAGCCCTGGCTGCTGCCTCTGTAATAGGGAGGCGCTGCGCT
Coding sequences within it:
- a CDS encoding site-2 protease family protein, which translates into the protein MPVRIEILVIQYLCLLFSLSIHEAAHAAMANYWGDPTAKLMGRLTLNPVKHADIMGTVILPIFAMATGFRFLFGWAKPVPFNPRNLRDRRRGPVFVALAGPVSNLLVLFSAVAALRMLSFAPNFAALELFIMTLLYLIMINAVLLLFNLIPLPPLDGHHVLEYFLPYETQKTFEKIGPYSLFILFFLVFYLRILDRPMAMIFQGALMGAFYGTPLWESFAANQG
- a CDS encoding tetratricopeptide repeat protein gives rise to the protein MKLITSRHWWPMIALAILCIAVYGRCITFEYVLYDDPNIIFENEHVIQGLTWDSARWAILHPNFGLYMPLPTLTFMLDYSLYGDWAGGFHVSTLLWHILCVCLFYRVMGRLTKNYTAVFFASALVAIHPVQAMTINWISARNEIMPAVFLLLCIDLYRRYTEQEKGAYRKSAFFYAMSLLCMFLGMMSKQGAVLLPIVLLLFDYWPLKRIEISFSRFPKTLSRALTLAAEKIPYMLFSGLGVFFAFYGKRDFGAFKGSRIMSPLENIGFAMTGFIRYLFHLIYPDRYIMGFIADWTPPLWMVFGAALILIIITALALSQLWRRPWAIVLWGWFFFFLFPVSGLVRYAEESIALRYLYVPSMGLFLLLGFGLYELSTGKVQAQKNKEPAIAPAYWVPALLLLVLLSALAFRQSGFWATSEILAQRALVVTHGNNALAHNHLGVIRGRQGLQKQAFAHMEKCVELEPNRNIWLTNYAIMLNTAERYKESLKITTSLVEKIPSSPVVLNLHGAALAGNQRFEEAIPYLERAHEMEPDYVPVLYNYGVCLFNVGRVEEAKSFLKHALEIQPTHNLSKHALAQIEAQ